Proteins from one Ranitomeya variabilis isolate aRanVar5 chromosome 1, aRanVar5.hap1, whole genome shotgun sequence genomic window:
- the LOC143796204 gene encoding uncharacterized protein LOC143796204, with protein sequence MPRDRENTILRVINLTQEESTSTEGQRGTEQRSQGPGGRRQRVSQRDDDRIDNDLLISLVQERVPLWDSRDKQHAVNSVLRRLWSEVAQALWDGWENSTPRVRNAFVEKVRTRWRSMKDRFNCDLRAEKSAASGSGARHRLYKYHRVLAFLRPVLLMRTTHCTTVATGAGAVLQPEATDPSQPSSSAAPGGSSTLTGDQGAGPSGLPLSQSSFAAPILAGSSRQRQRASDRSLMPEFLHLSSVLHDAIKALGDRMDANHNLLNCRIQDVAKSVDQLKADLNKPAQHFFNQILEGMSEHLSPDLQLSVMQACNVAFVQAMQQSQSRNVAAYPTVPSLSQVNTIPTSAAYHCTATSIPSTGVLHYSANTMTSAVGHPTATTVTTAAPAWTSSADTTRTQDPEIN encoded by the exons atgccgagagacagagAAAACACTATATTAAGGGTcatcaatctaacccaagaagag agcacttcaacagagggacagagaggtactgagcagcggagtcaaggtccaggtggaagacggcagcgg gtttcacaacgggacgacgaccggattgataatgacctgctgatcagtctggtccaggagcgagtcccgttgtgggacagccgggataaacagcacgccgtcaatagtgttctccgtcgtttgtggagtgaggtggcccaagcgttgtgggatggctgggagaattccacgccacgggtccgtaatgcatttg tggaaaaagtaaggacacgttggcgttccatgaaggaccgcttcaactgtgacctacgtgcagagaagagtgcagctagtggttccggagcaaggcaccggctctacaaataccaccgtgtgttggccttcctgagaccggtccttctcatgagaac cacacactgcacgactgtcgccacaggtgctggagcggtccttcagccggaagccacggacccgtcccagccatccagcagcgcagcaccaggtgggtcttccacactcactggagaccagggggctggcccatcaggtcttcccctttcgcagtcctctttcgctgcacccattttggcgggctcatcccggcagcgacagagggcttcggataggtccctcatgcccgagtttttacacttgagctcggttttacatgatgctatcaaggctttaggtgacagaatggatgcgaaccataatctcttaaattgccgcatccaggatgtcgccaaaagcgttgatcaattgaaagccgacctcaataagccagctcagcattttttcaatcaaatcctagagggcatgtcggaacaccttagccctgatctccagctgagtgtgatgcaggcctgcaatgttgcttttgtgcaggctatgcagcagagtcagagtcgtaatgtggcggcctatccaactgtgccgtcactgtcacaagtaaacactattcctacctctgctgcataccactgcacggccacctctattccctctacaggtgtactccactacagcgccaacacgatgacgagtgctgttggacatcccaccgccaccaccgtgacgaccgctgctccggcttggacctcctccgctgacaccacgaggACGCAGGACCCTG aaatTAACTGA